In Acidobacteriota bacterium, a single genomic region encodes these proteins:
- a CDS encoding carboxypeptidase regulatory-like domain-containing protein translates to MSTKRRMIGGYAAAAFLAAALAVLGPPVAAQDDDISGVVTSAAGPEAGVWVIAETQDFETGFRKIVVTDDDGRFLVPDLPDAAYEVWVRGYGLADSERTSARPGDDLALTATVASSPHEAAEIYPANYWYSLLEVPPASDFPGTGPRGNGIGTAMRTQADWVDRLKDGCQLCHQLGNKATREMPMLDLDDFDSAEDAWEYRIRAGGAGPAMAVEINRMGRPRALQLYADWSDRIAAGELPPVPPRPQGRERNLVLSMWKWGHPRGMVHDEITTDKRNPTLNANGPIYGVGGAGLVITDPRTHTSVRMDLPTRIERPRSNVSYQGSSTAIPSLYWAGEPPAGLQSRSAHNPMLDDKGRLWITQAVRPNDVPDWCLEGSDHPFAQYYPIQHRAESRQVSYYDPETGEFELIDTCYFTHHLQFADDADDTLWLSGSTEAIGWLNTRLYDETGDERASQGWCPTVIDTNGDGRITKPWNEPDYNGDVEIDPSRDTRIGSLDKFKRAYGVIPHPDGSVWITRRFDVPGRLVRLELGDNPPETCISEVYEPPYDPADPNGWGYGPRGIDVDRNGVIWTALGGSGHLASFDRTKCAVLNGPDATGQHCREGWTLYPTPGPTFKGFEGSANADYHYYNWVDQFDTLGLGANTPIATGTTSDALLALDPDSGEWVIMRVPYPLGFYSRGLDGRIDDPDAGWKGRGVWSSFNTGSPFHLEGGKGATSEIVQFQIRPHPLAN, encoded by the coding sequence ATGAGCACGAAGCGGCGCATGATCGGCGGGTATGCGGCGGCGGCGTTCCTGGCGGCGGCTCTCGCGGTGCTCGGCCCTCCCGTGGCGGCCCAGGACGACGACATCAGCGGCGTCGTGACCAGCGCGGCGGGTCCCGAGGCGGGTGTCTGGGTCATCGCCGAGACGCAGGATTTCGAAACCGGCTTCCGGAAGATCGTCGTGACCGACGACGACGGGCGCTTTCTGGTGCCGGACCTTCCGGACGCCGCCTATGAAGTGTGGGTGCGCGGCTACGGCCTGGCCGATTCGGAGAGGACTTCCGCACGGCCCGGCGATGATCTCGCCCTGACCGCCACCGTGGCCTCGTCGCCGCACGAGGCGGCGGAGATCTATCCGGCCAACTACTGGTACTCGCTGCTCGAGGTGCCGCCGGCGAGCGACTTTCCGGGCACGGGCCCGCGCGGCAACGGCATCGGCACCGCCATGCGGACGCAGGCCGACTGGGTCGACCGCCTGAAGGACGGCTGCCAGCTCTGCCACCAGCTCGGGAACAAGGCGACGCGCGAGATGCCGATGCTCGATCTGGACGACTTCGACTCGGCCGAAGACGCGTGGGAGTACCGCATCCGGGCCGGCGGAGCGGGACCGGCGATGGCGGTCGAGATCAACCGCATGGGCCGGCCGCGCGCACTCCAGTTGTACGCCGACTGGAGCGACCGGATCGCCGCCGGCGAGCTGCCGCCGGTGCCGCCGCGGCCGCAGGGGCGCGAGCGCAACCTCGTCCTCAGCATGTGGAAGTGGGGCCATCCGCGCGGCATGGTCCACGACGAGATCACCACCGACAAGCGCAACCCGACGCTCAACGCGAACGGACCGATCTACGGGGTCGGCGGGGCGGGTCTCGTCATCACCGATCCGCGCACCCACACGTCGGTCCGCATGGACCTGCCGACCCGCATCGAGCGGCCGAGAAGCAACGTCTCCTATCAGGGATCCTCAACGGCGATCCCGTCGCTCTACTGGGCCGGTGAGCCGCCTGCCGGCCTGCAGAGCCGCAGCGCCCACAACCCGATGCTCGACGACAAGGGGCGCCTCTGGATCACGCAGGCGGTCCGGCCGAACGACGTGCCCGACTGGTGCCTGGAGGGCTCGGATCACCCGTTCGCGCAGTACTACCCGATCCAGCACCGCGCCGAGTCGCGCCAGGTGTCCTACTACGACCCGGAGACCGGCGAGTTCGAGTTGATCGACACCTGCTACTTCACGCACCACCTGCAGTTCGCCGACGACGCGGACGACACGCTCTGGCTGAGCGGCTCGACCGAGGCGATCGGGTGGCTGAACACGCGGCTCTACGACGAGACCGGGGACGAGCGGGCGTCGCAGGGCTGGTGCCCGACCGTCATCGACACCAATGGCGACGGCCGTATCACGAAGCCGTGGAACGAGCCGGACTACAACGGCGACGTCGAGATCGACCCGTCGCGCGACACCCGCATCGGGAGCCTCGACAAGTTCAAGCGCGCCTACGGGGTGATACCGCATCCGGACGGATCGGTCTGGATCACGCGGCGCTTCGACGTGCCGGGGCGGCTGGTCCGGCTGGAGCTCGGCGACAATCCGCCCGAGACCTGCATCTCGGAGGTCTACGAACCGCCGTACGATCCCGCCGACCCGAATGGGTGGGGTTACGGCCCGCGCGGCATCGACGTGGACCGCAACGGCGTGATCTGGACGGCGCTCGGCGGCAGCGGCCACCTCGCCAGCTTCGATCGCACCAAGTGCGCGGTCCTGAACGGGCCGGACGCCACCGGGCAGCACTGCCGCGAGGGATGGACGCTGTATCCGACGCCGGGACCGACGTTCAAGGGTTTCGAAGGCTCCGCGAACGCCGACTACCACTACTACAACTGGGTCGATCAGTTCGACACGCTCGGCCTCGGCGCAAACACACCCATTGCGACGGGAACCACGTCGGACGCGCTGCTCGCACTCGATCCGGACAGCGGCGAGTGGGTGATCATGCGCGTGCCGTATCCGCTCGGTTTCTACAGCCGCGGCCTCGACGGCCGGATCGACGATCCGGACGCCGGTTGGAAGGGGCGCGGCGTGTGGTCGAGCTTCAACACCGGATCGCCGTTCCACCTCGAAGGGGGCAAGGGGGCGACGAGCGAGATCGTCCAGTTCCAGATCCGGCCGCATCCGCTGGCGAACTAG
- a CDS encoding DUF1592 domain-containing protein: MRAMQRGLCRGLLGQRFLVVVGLLAACMGPATARPGFAQPENAAVPAGASGGGAEVEAVLSRYCQACHNRRSTVGRETGLAFDALDVGEIAGDAERWEHVVRRLRNGSMPPAGRPRPNPQAYDRVATWLETRLDAAAAANPDPGRPAVLHRLNRAEYRNAVRDLLALDVDVSSLLPPDTSSYGFDNIGDVLGLSPLLLESYLAAANRISRLAVASDSGVAVTADVYRVSTELTQRDRLDGLPFGTRGGTLVDHFFPVDGEYEIRARLARNGASGNGGDIVGLNEPHQVEFAVDGERAGLLTVGTDLSTGDSDWDASPREPGDANLRVRVPVQAGPRRLAVSFLRRPAAQVERVRRPFLRALLEHDRTHDLPYVSEVIVTGPYGPAVPESTPSRDRIFTCRPATAGAAERACAEEVLTILAQRAFRRPVDANDLGVLLPFYEAGRREGGFERGIEQALARLLVSPSFLFRIELDPVDAASGRGYPVEDPALASRLSFFLWSSLPDDELLDLADRGELSDPDVLERQVRRMLADPRADALAENFAGQWLYLRNVPAARPDFRRFPNVDDNLRHAFRRETELLFQSIVREDRSVIDLLAADYTFVNERLARHYDIPHVYGDHFRRVGTAGHPMRGGLLGQGSMLTVQSLSTRTSPVKRGIWILENILGTTPPDPPPDVPELEASANDGRELTMREAMERHRANPTCAACHRLMDPLGLALENFDAVGRWRETDGSGAPLDVSGALPDGTPFTGVAALKQALLANPEPFLRTLTEKLLTYALGRGLEYTDAPAVRRIVREAASGEHRFSALVLGIVKSVPFRQRRSAGAAPETVD, translated from the coding sequence ATGAGGGCGATGCAGCGGGGATTGTGCCGCGGGCTCCTGGGACAGCGGTTTCTCGTCGTGGTCGGGTTGCTGGCTGCCTGCATGGGGCCGGCGACGGCGCGACCCGGCTTCGCGCAGCCCGAGAACGCCGCCGTCCCGGCAGGTGCGTCGGGCGGCGGTGCGGAGGTCGAAGCGGTCCTGAGCCGTTACTGCCAGGCATGCCACAACCGCCGCTCGACGGTCGGCCGCGAGACCGGGCTGGCGTTCGACGCGCTCGACGTCGGCGAGATCGCCGGCGACGCGGAGCGCTGGGAGCACGTCGTCCGGCGGCTTCGCAACGGTTCGATGCCCCCGGCGGGCCGGCCGCGGCCGAACCCGCAGGCCTACGACCGGGTCGCGACCTGGCTGGAGACCCGGCTCGACGCGGCCGCCGCCGCCAACCCCGATCCGGGCCGGCCGGCCGTTCTCCATCGTCTGAACCGCGCCGAGTACCGCAACGCGGTGCGCGATCTGCTCGCGCTCGATGTCGACGTGTCGTCGCTCCTGCCGCCGGACACGTCCAGCTACGGCTTCGACAACATCGGGGACGTCCTCGGCCTCTCGCCGCTCCTGCTCGAGAGCTATCTCGCCGCCGCGAACCGCATCAGCCGGCTCGCCGTGGCCAGCGATTCCGGCGTTGCCGTGACCGCCGACGTCTACCGCGTATCGACCGAGCTGACCCAGCGCGACCGCCTGGACGGGCTTCCGTTCGGCACGCGCGGGGGCACGCTGGTCGACCACTTCTTTCCGGTCGACGGCGAGTACGAGATCCGGGCGCGCCTCGCCCGCAACGGCGCCTCGGGCAACGGCGGCGACATCGTGGGGTTGAACGAGCCGCACCAGGTGGAGTTCGCGGTCGATGGCGAGCGGGCCGGGCTGCTGACCGTTGGAACGGACCTCTCGACCGGGGATTCCGATTGGGATGCGAGTCCACGGGAGCCGGGTGACGCCAATCTGCGCGTTCGCGTGCCGGTGCAGGCGGGGCCGCGGCGCCTGGCCGTCTCGTTCCTTCGACGCCCCGCGGCGCAGGTCGAGCGCGTGCGCCGCCCGTTCCTGCGCGCGCTGCTGGAGCACGACCGGACGCACGATCTGCCGTACGTCAGCGAGGTGATCGTCACCGGGCCGTACGGTCCGGCCGTGCCGGAGAGCACGCCGAGCCGGGACCGCATCTTCACCTGCCGGCCCGCGACGGCAGGCGCAGCCGAGCGCGCGTGCGCCGAGGAGGTCCTGACGATCCTGGCGCAGCGGGCGTTTCGCCGCCCGGTCGACGCCAACGACCTCGGCGTGCTGCTGCCCTTCTACGAAGCGGGCCGCCGCGAGGGAGGCTTCGAGCGGGGCATCGAGCAGGCGCTGGCCCGGCTCCTGGTCAGCCCGTCGTTCCTCTTCCGGATCGAGCTCGATCCGGTGGACGCAGCGTCCGGCAGGGGATACCCGGTCGAGGATCCGGCGCTCGCTTCCCGGTTGTCGTTCTTTCTCTGGAGCAGCCTGCCCGACGATGAGCTGCTCGACCTCGCCGACCGGGGCGAGCTGAGCGATCCGGACGTGCTGGAGCGGCAGGTGCGGCGCATGCTGGCCGACCCGCGCGCGGACGCGCTGGCGGAGAACTTCGCCGGGCAGTGGCTCTATCTGCGGAACGTGCCGGCGGCGCGGCCGGACTTCCGGCGCTTTCCGAACGTCGACGACAACCTGCGGCACGCGTTCCGCCGCGAGACGGAGCTCCTGTTCCAGAGCATCGTCCGCGAGGACCGCAGCGTCATCGATCTGCTGGCCGCCGACTATACGTTCGTCAACGAGCGCCTGGCGCGGCACTACGACATCCCGCACGTATACGGGGATCATTTCCGGCGCGTCGGCACCGCCGGCCATCCGATGCGGGGCGGGCTGCTGGGGCAGGGCAGCATGCTCACCGTGCAGTCGCTGTCGACCCGCACGTCGCCGGTGAAGCGCGGCATCTGGATTCTCGAGAACATCCTGGGGACGACGCCGCCCGACCCGCCGCCGGACGTGCCGGAGCTGGAGGCCAGCGCGAACGACGGCCGCGAGCTGACGATGCGCGAGGCGATGGAGCGGCACCGCGCGAACCCGACGTGCGCGGCATGCCATCGGCTGATGGACCCGCTGGGGCTGGCGCTGGAGAACTTCGACGCGGTCGGCCGCTGGCGCGAGACGGACGGGTCGGGCGCGCCGCTGGATGTTTCTGGCGCGCTTCCCGACGGCACTCCCTTCACGGGAGTCGCGGCGTTGAAGCAGGCGCTGCTTGCGAATCCGGAGCCGTTCCTGCGGACGCTGACGGAGAAGCTGCTGACCTACGCGCTGGGGCGCGGCCTGGAGTACACCGACGCCCCGGCGGTGCGGCGGATCGTGCGCGAGGCGGCGTCCGGGGAGCATCGTTTCTCGGCGCTGGTGCTCGGCATCGTGAAGAGCGTGCCGTTCCGGCAGCGGCGGTCGGCCGGCGCCGCGCCGGAGACGGTAGACTGA
- a CDS encoding DUF1552 domain-containing protein, protein MIITKKTLPRRTVLRGLGTAVALPLLDGMVPALTALSRTAARPKPRLGFVYVPHGAVMRNWTPPTEGAGFDFTPILKPLEPFRDNLLVLSNLDHAPAAQMPGDPAGGHGRITGAFLTGVHAKPTEGADFEAGVSVDQIAAAKLGRQTQLASLEVGIGLPEFGGACDAGFSCAYISTLSWSTPTTPLPMESNPRALFERLFGDGTSTDPEARRERMRKDRSILDAVTRKVARLQDGLGAADRAKLTDYLAAVRDVERRIQRAEADADRELPVVDRPSGSIPASFDDYVKVMFDLQVLAYQADLTRVISFLMTPELTAQTYPQIGVPDPHHALSHHENRPESLEKLTKVGVYHTSLLSYYLDKLRATPDGDGTLLDQVAILYGSGMSNSNLHNIQKLPILVAGGAAGQLEGNRHLRYADETPLTNLYLTLLGMMDVPTENFGDSTGELRYLTGV, encoded by the coding sequence ATGATCATCACGAAGAAGACGCTGCCCCGGCGCACCGTGCTGCGCGGACTCGGGACGGCGGTGGCGCTGCCGCTGCTCGACGGGATGGTGCCGGCGCTGACCGCGCTGAGCCGGACGGCGGCCCGGCCGAAGCCGCGCCTGGGGTTCGTGTACGTCCCGCACGGCGCCGTGATGCGGAACTGGACCCCACCCACGGAAGGGGCGGGCTTCGATTTCACGCCGATCCTCAAGCCGCTGGAGCCGTTCAGGGATAACCTGCTGGTGCTGTCCAACCTCGATCACGCGCCGGCGGCGCAGATGCCGGGTGACCCGGCCGGGGGGCACGGACGCATCACGGGCGCGTTCCTGACCGGCGTGCACGCGAAGCCGACCGAGGGGGCCGACTTCGAGGCGGGGGTGTCGGTCGACCAGATTGCGGCGGCGAAGCTCGGCCGGCAGACGCAGCTCGCCTCCCTCGAGGTGGGCATCGGGCTGCCGGAGTTCGGCGGCGCCTGCGATGCCGGCTTCAGTTGCGCGTACATCAGCACGCTGTCCTGGAGCACGCCGACGACCCCGCTGCCGATGGAGAGCAACCCGCGCGCGCTGTTCGAGCGGCTCTTCGGGGACGGCACGAGCACCGACCCGGAGGCGCGGCGCGAGCGGATGCGCAAGGACCGCAGCATCCTCGACGCGGTGACCCGCAAGGTGGCCCGGCTGCAGGACGGGCTGGGCGCGGCGGATCGGGCCAAGCTGACCGACTATCTCGCCGCGGTGCGCGATGTCGAGCGCCGCATCCAGCGGGCCGAGGCGGATGCCGACCGCGAGCTGCCGGTGGTGGACCGGCCGTCGGGGAGCATCCCGGCCTCGTTCGACGACTACGTCAAGGTGATGTTCGACCTGCAGGTCCTGGCCTACCAGGCCGATCTGACCCGCGTCATCTCCTTCCTGATGACGCCGGAGCTGACCGCGCAGACCTATCCGCAGATCGGGGTGCCCGATCCGCACCACGCGCTGTCGCACCACGAGAACCGGCCGGAGAGTCTGGAGAAGCTGACGAAGGTCGGCGTCTACCACACGTCGCTGCTCTCCTACTATCTGGACAAGCTGCGGGCGACACCCGACGGCGACGGCACGCTGCTGGATCAGGTGGCGATCCTCTACGGCAGCGGGATGAGCAACAGCAACCTGCACAACATCCAGAAGCTGCCGATCCTGGTCGCGGGCGGCGCGGCCGGTCAGCTCGAGGGGAATCGCCACTTGCGCTACGCCGACGAGACGCCGCTGACGAACCTGTACCTGACGCTGCTCGGCATGATGGACGTGCCGACCGAGAACTTCGGCGACAGCACCGGCGAGTTGCGGTACCTGACGGGCGTCTGA
- a CDS encoding DUF1552 domain-containing protein has translation MLITKRALPRRTFLRGAGAALALPLLDAMVPAASALSRTAANPVRRLGFVYFPNGANMFQWQSKGEGKAFELSPTLAPLGPFRDAVTVLSGLDNDPANPWGDGIGDHPRAGSSWLNATHPLKSEGPAVRAGTTIDQIAAAEIGRDTPLGSLELCLEPAGWMGTCGGSGYSCAYTDSLSWRTPSTPLPAEHNPRNVFDRMFGDGATPEERHALRKRNRSVLDSVTEEIAGLELQIGPRDRVRLTEYLDAVREIERRIQRSEAHSAAMPDAERPLGVPDATGAHAKLMYDLQVLAFQADLTRVFTFQLGRETSQRAFPEIGVPDPHHATSHHQYDPERLAKIGLIDTYLVQLFAYFLDRLQSTPDGDGTLLDHAMVMYGGGISDANQHSHTALPLLVAGRGGGRLAGGQHLAYPAGTPHANLLVSLLDKAGVPVERIGDSTGQLRELSGV, from the coding sequence ATGCTGATCACGAAGCGGGCGTTGCCCAGGCGGACGTTTCTCCGAGGCGCCGGCGCCGCGCTGGCGCTGCCGTTGCTGGACGCGATGGTGCCCGCGGCCTCCGCGCTGTCGCGGACCGCGGCCAATCCGGTGCGGCGGCTGGGGTTCGTCTACTTCCCCAACGGCGCGAACATGTTCCAGTGGCAGAGCAAGGGGGAGGGCAAGGCCTTCGAGCTGTCGCCGACCCTGGCCCCGCTGGGCCCCTTCCGCGACGCGGTGACGGTGCTGTCCGGGCTCGACAACGATCCGGCGAATCCGTGGGGCGACGGCATCGGCGACCACCCGCGCGCCGGTTCCTCGTGGCTGAACGCCACGCATCCGCTCAAGAGCGAAGGCCCCGCCGTGCGCGCGGGGACGACCATCGACCAGATCGCCGCGGCCGAGATCGGGCGGGACACCCCGCTCGGTTCGCTGGAGCTCTGCCTGGAGCCGGCCGGCTGGATGGGCACCTGCGGCGGCAGCGGTTACAGTTGCGCCTACACCGACTCGCTCTCCTGGCGGACGCCGAGCACGCCGCTGCCGGCCGAGCACAACCCGCGCAACGTGTTCGATCGGATGTTCGGCGACGGCGCCACGCCGGAAGAGCGCCACGCCCTGCGGAAGCGCAACCGCAGCGTGCTCGACTCGGTAACGGAGGAGATCGCCGGTCTGGAGCTGCAGATCGGTCCGCGGGATCGCGTCCGTCTGACGGAGTACCTGGATGCGGTGCGCGAGATCGAGCGGCGCATCCAGCGCAGCGAGGCGCACAGCGCCGCCATGCCCGACGCCGAGCGCCCGCTCGGGGTGCCGGACGCCACCGGGGCGCACGCCAAGCTGATGTACGACCTGCAGGTGCTGGCGTTCCAGGCCGATCTGACCCGCGTCTTCACGTTCCAGTTGGGACGCGAGACCAGCCAGCGCGCGTTTCCGGAGATCGGCGTGCCGGACCCGCACCACGCCACGTCGCACCACCAGTACGATCCGGAGCGGCTCGCCAAGATCGGCCTCATCGACACCTACCTGGTCCAACTGTTCGCCTACTTCCTCGACCGGCTGCAGTCGACGCCGGATGGAGACGGGACGCTGCTGGACCACGCCATGGTGATGTACGGCGGAGGCATCAGCGACGCCAATCAGCACAGCCACACCGCGTTGCCGCTGCTGGTCGCGGGGCGCGGCGGCGGCAGACTCGCCGGCGGGCAGCACCTGGCATACCCCGCGGGGACGCCGCATGCGAACCTGCTCGTGAGCCTGCTCGACAAGGCCGGCGTGCCGGTCGAGCGTATCGGTGACAGCACCGGGCAGCTTCGCGAGCTGTCCGGCGTGTAG
- a CDS encoding type II toxin-antitoxin system Phd/YefM family antitoxin produces MAEACVEQLAISKFKATCLAVLDRVNRTGQPVLITRFGKPVAEVVPPSPPERPEQWLGCMRSTLRITGDIVSPALDENEWEVLRS; encoded by the coding sequence GTGGCGGAGGCTTGTGTGGAGCAGCTCGCCATCTCGAAGTTCAAGGCAACCTGTCTGGCCGTTCTCGACCGCGTGAACCGAACGGGACAGCCGGTCCTGATCACCCGGTTCGGCAAGCCGGTGGCGGAAGTGGTGCCCCCGTCGCCCCCTGAACGTCCGGAGCAGTGGCTCGGCTGCATGCGCTCCACGCTCCGCATCACCGGAGACATCGTCTCGCCCGCGCTGGACGAAAACGAGTGGGAGGTGCTGCGCTCGTGA
- a CDS encoding DUF1592 domain-containing protein, whose amino-acid sequence MMARATGLATAFVTGLALVLCVFATPAAAQAPRAAASPAQPAVQAHGAPSAPDAATWRAVLDRYCVTCHNQRLLTGNLALDGVDVAHVGADAAVWEKVLQKLRTQAMPPPRRPRPDAETYGAFAMWLESALDGAAADRPNPGRPTIHRLNRLEYTNAIRDLLDLEIDTATMLPADDLAYGFDNNADILTVAPGLLERYMSAARRIARLAVGDPTIEADAVRYPLSTLLVQDDRMSEDLPFGSRGGAAVRHHFPLDGEYLVRIGLQGGGRREPQEIDVRVDGARRALLRVGSWPEGADPGAARVVEPGEPLQVRFPARAGTHVVSVSFTKRTAVTEGMAPSRLPIWTFSTGRGYVQRMALESVEIEGPFSPDTLGRGTGGDGEAASRRRIFVCRPATAEEEGPCADEILGTLARRAFRRPVDEIDLEVLRGFYAEGRDEGNFDAGIQRALESMLVDPEFLFRIERDPAGIDPVTPYRLTDVELASRLSFFLWSSIPDDELLDAAETGTLGDPDVLERQVRRMLADEKAGVLVSSFAAQWLHLRRMRTVSPDVNAFPGFDDNLRDALVRETELFVESQMRDDRSVVDLLDADYTFVNERLARHYGIPNVYGSRFRRIDLPGEERRGLLGHGSVLTVTSLATRTSPVVRGKWVLENILGTPPPPPPPDVPDLPERADDGTITSLRARLEAHRANPVCSNCHARMDPLGFALENFDAVGKWRDSGVAGAPIDPSGTLPDGTAFDGFPGLRDILLERREEFVTTVTEKLMTYALGRGVEHYDRPAIRAIVREAATNDYRWSSLILGVARSLPFQMRRSDS is encoded by the coding sequence ATGATGGCGAGGGCAACCGGGCTGGCCACGGCCTTCGTGACGGGACTCGCGCTCGTCCTGTGTGTCTTCGCCACGCCCGCGGCGGCCCAGGCGCCCCGCGCTGCGGCCTCGCCCGCGCAGCCGGCCGTGCAGGCGCACGGGGCGCCGTCGGCACCCGACGCCGCGACCTGGCGAGCCGTGCTCGACCGCTACTGCGTCACCTGCCACAACCAGCGTCTGCTGACGGGTAACCTCGCCCTCGACGGCGTCGACGTTGCGCACGTCGGTGCGGATGCGGCGGTCTGGGAGAAGGTTCTCCAGAAGCTGCGCACGCAGGCCATGCCGCCCCCGCGCCGGCCGCGGCCCGACGCCGAGACCTACGGCGCGTTCGCGATGTGGCTGGAGTCCGCCCTGGATGGAGCTGCCGCCGACCGGCCGAATCCCGGCCGGCCCACCATCCATCGCCTCAACCGGCTGGAGTACACGAACGCCATTCGGGACCTGCTCGATCTGGAGATCGACACGGCGACGATGCTGCCGGCCGACGACCTGGCCTACGGCTTCGACAACAACGCCGACATCCTGACCGTGGCGCCGGGGCTGCTGGAGCGCTACATGTCGGCGGCGCGCAGGATCGCGCGGCTGGCGGTGGGCGATCCGACCATCGAGGCCGACGCGGTGCGCTACCCGCTGTCGACCCTGCTGGTGCAGGACGATCGCATGAGCGAGGATCTGCCGTTCGGCTCGCGCGGCGGCGCGGCGGTCCGGCACCACTTCCCGCTCGACGGCGAGTACCTCGTCCGCATCGGTCTGCAGGGCGGCGGCCGGCGCGAGCCGCAGGAGATCGATGTGCGGGTGGACGGCGCCCGGCGCGCACTGCTGCGGGTCGGCAGTTGGCCGGAGGGTGCGGATCCCGGTGCGGCGCGCGTGGTGGAGCCCGGCGAGCCTCTACAGGTCCGTTTCCCGGCCCGCGCCGGCACGCATGTGGTGAGCGTGTCGTTCACGAAGCGGACGGCGGTGACCGAGGGGATGGCGCCGAGCCGGTTGCCGATCTGGACGTTCTCGACCGGCCGCGGATACGTCCAGCGGATGGCGCTCGAGAGCGTGGAGATCGAGGGTCCCTTCAGCCCCGACACGCTCGGCCGCGGCACCGGCGGCGACGGCGAGGCGGCCAGCCGGCGGCGCATCTTCGTCTGCCGGCCCGCGACGGCCGAGGAGGAAGGGCCGTGCGCCGACGAGATCCTGGGGACGCTGGCGCGGCGGGCGTTCCGCCGGCCGGTCGACGAGATCGATCTCGAGGTGCTGCGCGGCTTCTATGCTGAGGGCCGCGACGAGGGCAACTTCGACGCCGGCATCCAGCGGGCGCTCGAGAGCATGCTGGTCGATCCCGAATTCCTGTTCCGCATCGAGCGCGACCCGGCGGGGATCGACCCTGTCACACCCTACCGCCTGACAGACGTCGAGCTGGCGTCGCGGCTGTCGTTCTTCCTCTGGAGCAGCATCCCCGACGACGAGCTCCTGGATGCCGCGGAGACGGGAACCCTCGGGGATCCGGATGTGCTCGAGCGGCAGGTGCGGCGGATGCTCGCCGACGAGAAGGCGGGCGTGCTGGTGTCGAGCTTCGCCGCGCAGTGGCTGCATCTGCGCCGCATGCGCACGGTGTCCCCGGACGTGAACGCCTTTCCGGGGTTCGACGACAACCTGCGGGACGCGCTGGTGCGCGAGACGGAGCTGTTCGTCGAGAGCCAGATGCGGGACGACCGGAGTGTGGTGGATCTGCTGGACGCCGACTACACCTTCGTCAACGAGCGTCTGGCGCGGCATTACGGGATCCCGAACGTCTACGGATCGCGCTTCCGGCGCATCGACCTGCCGGGTGAGGAGCGGCGCGGCCTGCTCGGCCACGGCAGCGTCCTGACGGTGACGTCGCTGGCGACGCGGACCTCGCCGGTCGTGCGGGGCAAGTGGGTGCTGGAGAACATCCTCGGCACGCCGCCGCCCCCGCCGCCGCCCGACGTGCCGGACCTGCCTGAGCGGGCCGACGACGGTACGATCACGTCCCTGCGAGCGCGGCTCGAGGCGCACCGCGCGAACCCGGTGTGCTCGAACTGCCACGCCCGGATGGACCCGCTCGGCTTCGCCCTCGAGAATTTCGACGCGGTCGGCAAGTGGCGCGACAGCGGCGTCGCCGGCGCCCCGATCGACCCCTCCGGCACGCTCCCCGACGGAACCGCCTTCGACGGTTTTCCGGGCTTGCGGGACATCCTGCTGGAGCGGCGCGAGGAGTTCGTCACCACCGTCACCGAGAAGCTGATGACCTACGCGCTCGGCCGCGGGGTGGAGCATTACGACCGGCCGGCCATCCGCGCGATAGTGCGCGAGGCCGCAACGAACGACTACCGCTGGTCGTCGCTGATTCTCGGCGTCGCCCGGAGCCTCCCGTTCCAGATGAGGAGATCGGACTCATGA